In Bradyrhizobium lablabi, one DNA window encodes the following:
- a CDS encoding bifunctional diguanylate cyclase/phosphodiesterase: MRQATAIWSQHIAASIRRGPILWLILCGVILVAAIIIGTVAMVGEFRQRALNNGTRELENTVLLLTRHFDQQFEDSEVIATDMVSKMEFLGDASPENFKSRMATFDAHLMLKSKVSVLSYIGDVNIFDADGQLINSSSGWPVPDINIADRAYFKTFKSEPESKIALAEPVRSYFTGKWTTVIAHRLNGPDGAFLGVMARRIDSVNFEKFFASVALGEGAAIAMFHRDGTMLARYPRADQMVGKKFNKAPLLHNVLTKGGLQTLRVQSPVDGEDRLGAAAPLSRFPIVVVATATISTVLADWRAQTKFMIVAAVLSALAIAFILFLIVRQLTRQNREAQQRLESEKHRLDTALNNMTQGLVLYDASARVVLCNQRYLDMYGLSTDVAKPGCHFYDLIRHRQETGSFDGDIEEFCSTIMRNVAAGKITQTPMESAGRSYVIVNKPLLKGGWVATIEDITERRNLEQERDRNYAFLLQIIDHIPTQITVKDVRDHRYVLANRVAEAQFGLTRDAIVGKTAFELFPKASADIIATDDARALQSPDGLFLDVAAWQTPGLGRRFITSRRIGIPDQTGETRYIINVVDDVTERRRADEKIAHLAHYDALTDLPNRVLFREQIERELARTGRGEQFALLYIDVDEFKGINDSLGHHVGDELLKAVANRIKSRIRETDLIARLGGDEFAVIQTGVGSAADVVEFVTRIHEAIRQPYECLGHQLSTDASIGIALAPQDGTDLDQLIKNADLAMYGAKADGRRTHRFFEPAMGASAKARLAMEQDLRQALVDGGFEIHYQPLVNLAHNGVTGCEALLRWRHPERGIVSPAEFVPVAEDTGLIVELGEWVLKTACAEAAGWPDHVWLAVNVSPVQLKCQTLALKIASALAASGLPASRLELEITEAVLIRDDEAALAILHQLRAIGVRIALDDFGTGYSSLSYLKRFPFDKIKIDRCFISDIAEADGSSAIVQAVVNIAASRNMTTTAEGVETLEQREILRALGCTEMQGYLFSAAKPAAEVRLLFGAGRSSTAAVA; this comes from the coding sequence ATGCGCCAAGCCACGGCGATCTGGTCGCAGCATATTGCCGCGTCGATACGCCGGGGACCGATCCTCTGGCTGATCCTCTGCGGCGTCATTCTGGTCGCGGCCATCATCATCGGCACGGTCGCCATGGTCGGCGAGTTCCGCCAGCGCGCGCTCAACAACGGCACGCGGGAACTGGAAAACACCGTGCTGCTGCTGACCCGCCACTTCGACCAGCAATTCGAGGATTCCGAGGTCATCGCAACCGACATGGTCTCCAAGATGGAATTTTTGGGCGACGCTTCGCCGGAGAATTTCAAGAGCCGGATGGCGACCTTCGACGCGCATCTGATGCTGAAATCCAAGGTCAGCGTTTTGTCCTATATCGGCGACGTCAATATCTTTGACGCCGATGGACAGCTGATCAACTCGTCCAGCGGCTGGCCGGTGCCGGACATCAACATTGCCGATCGGGCCTACTTCAAGACCTTCAAATCGGAGCCCGAATCGAAAATCGCGCTGGCCGAACCGGTTCGCAGCTATTTCACCGGCAAATGGACCACGGTCATCGCCCACAGGCTCAATGGCCCCGACGGGGCATTCCTCGGCGTGATGGCAAGGCGGATCGATTCGGTCAATTTCGAAAAATTCTTCGCCTCCGTCGCACTCGGCGAGGGCGCCGCGATTGCGATGTTCCATCGCGATGGGACGATGCTGGCGCGTTACCCTCGCGCCGATCAGATGGTGGGCAAGAAATTCAACAAGGCCCCCCTGCTGCACAATGTCCTGACCAAGGGAGGTCTGCAGACGCTCCGCGTACAGAGCCCGGTTGACGGTGAGGACCGGCTTGGTGCTGCGGCTCCCTTGAGCCGTTTCCCGATCGTGGTGGTCGCTACCGCGACGATCTCGACCGTGCTGGCCGACTGGCGCGCGCAGACCAAATTCATGATCGTTGCCGCCGTGCTGTCCGCGCTGGCGATTGCCTTTATCCTGTTCCTGATCGTCCGCCAGCTGACCCGGCAGAACCGGGAGGCGCAGCAGCGGCTGGAATCGGAGAAGCATCGGCTCGACACTGCGCTGAATAATATGACGCAGGGCCTCGTGCTTTACGACGCGTCGGCACGCGTTGTGCTCTGCAACCAGCGCTATCTCGATATGTATGGGCTTTCCACCGACGTCGCAAAACCGGGCTGTCACTTTTACGACCTGATCCGGCATCGCCAGGAGACCGGGTCTTTCGACGGCGATATCGAGGAATTCTGCTCGACCATCATGCGCAACGTCGCAGCCGGCAAGATCACACAGACCCCGATGGAATCCGCGGGCCGTTCGTATGTAATCGTCAACAAGCCGCTGCTGAAGGGCGGCTGGGTCGCGACCATCGAAGACATCACCGAGCGGCGCAATCTCGAACAGGAACGCGACCGCAATTATGCATTCCTGCTGCAGATCATCGATCACATCCCGACCCAGATCACCGTCAAGGACGTGCGCGATCACCGTTACGTCCTGGCCAATCGGGTAGCTGAGGCCCAATTCGGCCTGACGCGCGACGCCATCGTCGGCAAGACCGCGTTCGAACTGTTTCCCAAGGCGTCCGCCGATATCATCGCCACCGACGATGCGAGAGCGCTACAATCCCCCGACGGCCTGTTCCTGGACGTCGCCGCGTGGCAAACGCCAGGGCTCGGCCGGCGCTTCATCACCTCGAGGCGTATCGGAATTCCGGATCAGACCGGCGAAACCCGATATATCATCAACGTCGTCGACGATGTCACCGAGCGCCGACGCGCCGACGAGAAGATCGCGCATCTGGCGCATTACGACGCGCTGACCGACCTGCCGAACCGCGTGCTGTTCCGCGAACAGATCGAGCGCGAGCTGGCGCGGACCGGCCGGGGCGAGCAGTTCGCGCTGCTTTATATCGACGTCGACGAATTCAAGGGCATCAACGACTCGCTCGGCCATCACGTCGGCGATGAGCTGCTCAAGGCCGTCGCCAACCGCATCAAGAGCCGCATCAGGGAGACCGATCTGATCGCCCGGCTCGGCGGCGACGAGTTCGCGGTGATTCAGACCGGGGTCGGGTCGGCCGCCGATGTCGTGGAATTCGTGACCCGCATTCATGAGGCGATCCGGCAGCCCTATGAGTGCCTCGGTCACCAGCTCTCGACCGATGCCTCGATCGGCATTGCGCTGGCGCCACAGGACGGGACGGATCTCGATCAGCTGATCAAGAATGCCGACCTGGCGATGTATGGCGCCAAGGCCGACGGGCGGCGAACCCATCGCTTCTTCGAGCCCGCCATGGGCGCCAGCGCCAAGGCACGGCTTGCGATGGAGCAGGATCTGCGTCAGGCGCTGGTGGATGGCGGCTTCGAAATCCACTACCAGCCGCTGGTTAATCTTGCCCATAACGGGGTGACCGGCTGCGAAGCGCTGCTGCGCTGGCGCCATCCCGAACGCGGCATTGTTTCGCCGGCGGAATTCGTGCCCGTCGCTGAAGACACCGGCCTGATCGTCGAGCTCGGTGAATGGGTGCTGAAAACCGCCTGCGCCGAGGCGGCCGGCTGGCCGGATCACGTCTGGCTCGCCGTCAACGTCTCCCCGGTTCAGCTGAAATGCCAGACGCTGGCGCTGAAGATCGCAAGCGCGCTTGCCGCCTCCGGTCTCCCGGCGAGCCGGCTGGAACTCGAGATCACCGAGGCGGTCTTGATTCGCGACGACGAGGCGGCGCTCGCCATCCTGCACCAGCTCCGCGCCATCGGCGTGCGCATCGCGCTCGATGATTTCGGCACCGGCTATTCCTCGCTCAGCTATCTGAAGCGTTTTCCGTTCGACAAGATCAAGATCGACCGCTGCTTTATCTCTGACATCGCCGAGGCCGACGGCTCTTCCGCGATCGTGCAGGCGGTAGTGAACATCGCCGCCTCACGCAATATGACGACAACGGCGGAAGGCGTCGAAACGCTCGAGCAAAGGGAAATACTTCGCGCGCTCGGTTGCACCGAAATGCAGGGCTATCTGTTCAGCGCCGCGAAACCCGCCGCCGAGGTGAGGCTATTGTTCGGCGCGGGCCGCAGCAGCACCGCGGCCGTGGCTTAG
- a CDS encoding DUF2147 domain-containing protein, whose protein sequence is MSRSKLLLAMTAFFLSLFLSFGQVWAEGANDPTGIWLTQAGGAKIRVNHCGAGLCGTIVWLKVPIDPATGKPQIDDKNANPALAKRPVIGINIFKAMKSVTNNKWSGVIYNADDGKTYSSDVIVAGPRKLEVRGCVMGILCGGETWTKVGEVTLADATGGL, encoded by the coding sequence ATGTCGAGATCGAAGCTGCTGCTCGCAATGACGGCCTTTTTCTTGAGCCTTTTCTTGAGTTTTGGCCAGGTTTGGGCGGAAGGCGCGAACGACCCGACCGGGATCTGGCTGACACAGGCCGGGGGTGCGAAGATTCGCGTCAATCATTGCGGCGCCGGGCTTTGCGGCACGATTGTCTGGCTGAAAGTTCCGATCGATCCGGCAACGGGAAAACCTCAGATCGACGACAAGAATGCCAATCCCGCGCTGGCGAAACGCCCGGTCATCGGCATCAACATCTTCAAGGCGATGAAATCGGTTACGAACAACAAATGGTCGGGCGTCATCTATAACGCCGACGACGGCAAGACCTATTCCAGCGACGTCATCGTTGCCGGCCCGCGAAAGCTCGAAGTGCGCGGCTGCGTGATGGGAATCCTGTGCGGCGGCGAGACCTGGACCAAGGTCGGCGAAGTGACGCTGGCAGATGCCACCGGCGGACTTTGA
- a CDS encoding LLM class flavin-dependent oxidoreductase: MRPLEFGWYLPTHGDTTAYGVAAAEVAGSPELCERVVEAAEKAGFEYLLIPVGSTCWEAWISGAFMAARSQKIKPLIAARPGYINPVLLAKMISTFDQMSGGRICVNLIAGQNESEVVAEGVRYAKEERYALMEEEVWILKALWTTRGPLNFKGAFHTISGAHIRPRPRQQPYPKFYLGGGSRQAWELSAKHSDVHLFWGDLPERIAANISEIRELARVHGRQDEIGFGMRLQVICRENEGDAWEAADTLVRNASERQKEERRTLYSNSVANQRVQQLAQEHGDLLLPHLWAGITRVRPGAGIAVVGNPAQCASTLQQFIDAGCHSFCLSGYLHDEEAERFGRLIRPILVANNRGRLAA, from the coding sequence ATGCGCCCGCTCGAATTTGGCTGGTACCTGCCGACCCACGGCGACACCACGGCCTATGGCGTGGCCGCGGCCGAAGTGGCGGGCTCGCCGGAATTATGCGAGCGCGTAGTTGAGGCTGCGGAAAAAGCCGGTTTTGAATATCTGCTGATCCCGGTGGGCTCGACCTGCTGGGAGGCGTGGATCTCAGGCGCGTTCATGGCGGCGCGTTCGCAAAAGATAAAGCCGCTGATCGCAGCCCGGCCCGGCTACATCAATCCGGTGCTGTTGGCGAAGATGATCTCGACCTTCGACCAGATGTCGGGCGGGCGTATTTGCGTCAATCTGATTGCCGGCCAGAACGAGAGCGAAGTGGTGGCCGAGGGCGTGCGCTACGCCAAGGAGGAGCGCTATGCGCTGATGGAGGAGGAGGTCTGGATCCTCAAGGCGCTGTGGACCACGCGCGGTCCTTTGAATTTCAAGGGCGCATTTCACACCATTTCCGGCGCGCATATCAGGCCGCGGCCGCGCCAGCAGCCCTATCCGAAATTCTATCTCGGCGGCGGCTCGCGACAGGCTTGGGAATTGTCAGCGAAACATTCCGACGTGCATCTGTTCTGGGGCGACCTGCCGGAACGGATCGCCGCAAACATCAGTGAGATCAGGGAGCTCGCGCGCGTGCACGGCCGCCAAGACGAGATCGGATTCGGCATGCGCCTGCAGGTGATCTGCCGCGAAAACGAAGGCGACGCCTGGGAGGCCGCCGACACCTTGGTGCGTAACGCCAGCGAGCGGCAGAAGGAGGAGCGGCGGACGCTCTACAGCAATTCGGTGGCCAATCAGCGCGTGCAACAGCTCGCCCAGGAGCACGGCGATCTCCTGCTGCCGCATCTGTGGGCCGGCATCACCCGGGTCCGCCCGGGCGCCGGCATCGCGGTGGTCGGCAATCCCGCCCAATGCGCCTCTACGCTGCAGCAATTCATCGACGCCGGCTGCCATTCATTTTGTCTGTCCGGCTATCTGCATGACGAGGAGGCCGAGCGTTTTGGGCGGCTGATCCGCCCCATTCTCGTCGCGAACAATCGCGGCCGGCTGGCGGCGTGA